AAACAGGCTATGCTTGCATCCATTGTTGCTGCCTCAGACGATGCAATCATTAGTAAAACGTTACAGGGAATTATTACCAGCTGGAATCCGGCAGCGGAGCGTTTGTTTGGCTTCACAGAGGAGCAAGCCATCGGTAAACATATTTCATTGATTATTCCTGATGACCGCCTAGATGAAGAAACCTACATTATTGGAGAAGTCAGCAGAGGTGTAAAAGTTGACCACTTTCAAACGATCCGTAAAACAAAAGACGGCAAATTAGTGCCGCTTTCTTTGACGGTGTCCCCGGTCATCAATGAACATGGTAATATCATTGGAGCTTCTAAGATAGCAAGAGACATTAGCGCAGAACAGGCTACGCAACAGGAAACAGCCAGGCTGTATGAGCATCTGAAAGTACTTAATGCAAAAAAAGATGATTTCATAGCACTTGCAAGCCATGAACTGAAAACACCTCTCACAAGCATGAGCGCTTATTTACAACTTCTTGCAAGGCTGGAAACAGATGCGAAAAATAAAACATTTGTGGATAAGCTGCAATATCAGCTTAAAAAGCTTTCTTCACTTGTAGATGATCTGCTGGATGTTTCTAAGATCGAGGCAGGTAAAATACATTTTGCTAAAGAAGATTTTGATCTTCGGGAGGTTGTCGAAGAAGCTGTCGATATGATCGTTCATTCAAATCCCGGCTATAGTATAACTTTTGAGTGTCTAAGTTCCAAATGTACCATCACTGGTGATTCGCACAGAATCGAACAGGTCGTTATTAATCTTCTTACCAATGCTATCAGGTATTCACCCGATAGTAACAGTTTAAAAGTATTTCTGATCGAAGAAGATGATCAAATAAAAGTAGGTGTAGAAGATTACGGAATTGGCATAGCACAAGAAAAGCTTCAAAACATTTTTTCCAGATATTACCGTGTTGATAGCGGCAACGGTAAAGTTTCAGGTTTAGGTATCGGCTTATATATCTGCAATGAGATTATATGCCGACACAACGGAAAAATATGGGCAGAGAGCACCTTGGGTAAAGGCAGTACATTTTGGTTTACATTACCACGCTGAAATTGACTATTTTTTATTGGACAAGTTGGGGGTACTGCATGACCCTTAGCATTCTTCCCGTAATGTTCATATTTGTTGTTTGATTCTCCAGAGCAAATGACTGCCAAATGAAGCCAATCATTTTGGTGTACGTCAAAATTATAATTCATAGAATATCTTGATAGTTTCTAATCTAGAATAATGCTAAATTTGTGATTATGCATCCATTGTCGTCCAACCTTTATAGCTCCGTTAGGTATTTAATTGAAAATGCTAAAAGTAAAATCGTCCGAAATATTAATATGACGATGATCATGACCTATTTTCAAATAGGTGAAATTATTGTTGAGGATGAACAAAGCGGAAAAGGTAGAGCCGAATATTCAAAAGAGACGCTTAAAAATCTCAGTAAACAGCTTATAGAAGAATTCGGAAGAGGATACTCGGTTGACAATCTTCAGTGGATGAGGAAATTTTATTTAATGTTCCAAAAGAGAATTTCTGATGAAATAAGCGAAGATTCCGGAAAATACGAAACACCGTCTCGTATTTCTTTGGAGGATTCAAATTATGAAACACCGTCTCGTAATTCTGTATTTACATTATCATGGTCTCATTACATTCAGCTGATGAAAATTGAAGATGAAAATGAGAGAAATTTTTACGAAATAGAGTCCACTCAAAACAATTGGAGTGTCAGAGAACTTACAAGACAATTTAATTCGGCACTATACGAAAGATTGGCACTAAGCAAGGATAAAGAAGGTGTTACGCAATTGGCCCAAAAAGGTCAAATTGTCGAAAAGCCAACAGACCTGCTCAAAAGTCACTATGTTTTGGAATTTCTGGATTTGAAGCAGGATCACCGTTACTCTGAAAGTGATCTGGAAACAGAGATTATCAATAAGCTGGAGCATTTTATGTTGGAATTGGGCAAAGGTTTCTTATTTGAGGGAAGGCAACGCAGGTTCACTTTCGAAGATGACAGTTTTTTTGTAGATCTGGTTTTTTACAACCGGTTGCTTAAATGCTTTGTGCTGTTTGATCTGAAGATCGGTAAACTGACCCATCAGGATATCGGACAAATGCAGATGTATGTCAACTATTACGACAGGAAAGTGAAGCTGGAAGAAGAAAATCCTACAATTGGGATCATTCTCTGTAAGGAAGAAAACAAAACCGTGATACAATTTACACTACCCGAAGACAACAATATCATTTTTGCTAAAGAGTATAAGGCTATTCTTCCAAGTAAGGAAGAACTAAAAAAACAAATTGGATAATCATCACAAAAATCATAGTAGCAGTGTCGTCAAAAATGCTTTTTATTCTTCAGGAAAAAATAATTGAATTTGCAAGAATTATTACACCACATTAGATTTTACTACTCAAAAAAATTCAATAATAAAAATAACTTCTATAACATTGTAAGTTCCGCAATTTTTTTTAATCCTCTACAAAAGTGTTCGATAATTCCACCTCCGGGGTCCACTTCAAAAGTAAAGCCGGAAGAACCGGCTTTATTGAATTAAGGATGTGATCTAGAGTTCAGCAACATTTCATCCACTGTTTTGAGCTACTTTCAAAACAGTGATGTCGTCATATCCTGAATAACTTACTCTGAAAATTACGTAGATAAGTATACTGCGATTTACTCTATCGCTGAAAAAATTGTAGTGATGATCTGTGTACGGGTCTCAATATAGCGTTTTGCTTCCGGAGAAGAAGGACTGTTATTCTCAATGCCGTGTGGTACTCCATTCAAAACTAAAAGGTCAGTCTGCACTCCAGATGATATTAGACGGTTAGCATAATCAATATCTTCATTCACAAACAAATCCAAAGAGCCAACAGTGATAAATGTCCGTGGCAAACCGCTTAAATCCGTTGCCATACTTGCAGAGTAGTAAGGCATTTCTTCAGCAGGAATTTCCTTGCCTCCCTTTAACATCTGCCATGCAAGCTGATTAAATTCAGGAAGCCAAATAAATTCACCTGCAAAAGGATTGTGGTACAAAGAATGTTCTGATCCAGTACGATAATCTAACATTGGAAACGTTAATATTTGACCTATAAGATGATAGATTCCTAAATCACGAACTTTTAAAGCCAGACGGGCCGCCAATCCGCCACCTGCACTTTCGCCCATAATGATCACCTTCTTTTTATCAAAACCCAACTCATCGGCATTATCGAATACATATGCTAACCCGTGATAGGCATCATTGATATCTGCAGGATAAGGATCTTCACCTGCCAGACGGTATCCTACACTGATTACAACCGCACCGGTTTCGTTGGCAAGGTCAAATAAAGACTGATTTTGTTGACGGGAATTACCTATTAGATATCCACTTCCGTGCATGAAGTAAATGACAGGAATCTTGCCTTGCGTTTTCACTTCAGGATAAAATGTATAAAGATCAACCGCGGGCTGGCTGTCATTTTGTGGTGCTACAAGTTGACCACTTGGTGAAGGAGAGTTAGACAAACTTGCGACTAATAGATCCGAATTTAGTTTTGACAGTAAAGTTTTAGTTTGTTCCGGTTTATTGATATCCAGCAGCAAAAATTGTTTCGCAATATCTGCATATGCGTCAGATGTTGTAATATGCTGAAAATCTTTGGCGAATAAATGAGTCGTTTTGGAATTTGTCATAATTGGTTTTTTAAAGTTAATAACAAAAATAAATAGATCATCATACACTCACAACCATAGACTATACTCTACACTTTAAATTTTATGAAAATTTTATATTTTTGCTTACCAAAAACTTTATCTATGCTCATCAATGAATTATCTAAAAAAACTGGATTAACAATATATACGATTCGATACTATGAAAATTTAGGGCTAATAGCGGGTTGTAGGAACGAGGAAGTAAAAAGCAACAATTATAAAGATTACAATAACGATGTCGTGGAAAGGATAAAAATTATCAAAGATGTGCAAGGAATAGGCTTCACTCTTGCGGAGATAAAAAAAATGTTTGATGATTGCTATGGCGGTAACCTTAGTGGTAAGGAACGGATTGACCTATTTAATAATAAGATCCAAGAGATAGAAATTAAGATCAAGCATTTCAGAGAGATAAGATCCCGTCTTATCTGTATTATGAAAAATATGGAGAATATTCCAGAATGAAGGGATTACGTAGACATAAAATTACAATTGAAAGATGTTATTAATCTTCCTTGATCTTTTCACGGTGGCTTTTTCCCCAATCAATCATTGAAGTGATCATATTTTGTAAAGTATCGCAATAATTTGAAGTGGTATATTCAACACTTGGAGGTGAGGCATCGTAAACGCGTCTGATGATTAATTTGTTCAGCTCCAATTCCTTGAGTTCCTTGGATAAAACTTTACTGGTAATACCATTGACGCTTCTTTGTATTTCTCTAAAACGGCTTTTGCCTTGATGGACAGCCACGAGTATTGGCAGTTTCCATTTTCCGCTAATCACATATAGGGAGTCCTGTAAATGTTTTATCTGCTGTTCAGTGTCTGCATTATCCGCTTGTATATCTGGCATCTTTTAGAAAACTGGTGTGTTAAGTAAATCAATTATCCTGTAAATTTACAAAAATATTTATTATGAGAAAGGAACAGTTAATATTGGTAGCAGGTGCATCAGATACTCAACGAGGAGCTGTCATTGATGCGTTTTGGCTAAGGGCATAGCGGTCAAAGCTAGTGGCATAAAGGTCTTGAGGAACATCCGACGTGCGGCTCGTTGTTGGAGGAATTTCCTGCGAAATGTATAGGTACGCCCGAAGATATTGCAGGTCTGGTTGAGTTTCTGCACAGCCAAAATGCAAGCTTTATCACAGGCTGCGACATCCTCATCGATGGAGGTTACGTTGCATATTTGGCTTCCTAAAGTCGTCAGTCAAGTACCAGTCCATAACCAGCTGTATCGATACTTGGCTTGCCATCGCCCGACCTGCTACTCATGATCAGGTCGGGCTTTATCTTTCTATGAGAACTCTCCAGAACGTGATCAGGTTTTGTCGACGAACCGAATGTATCTGATAAAAATGATCGGTTTGATCAATGTGCTGCTTCATGCTTTATTCTTTTTATAGGCAGTTCATCCTTTTGTGGTTTCAAACTTATTGTAGTAACTGGTATCTCACAGGAAACCGGCCCTGAAAATTAAAATGCGACTAACTATCTTTGCCCTTTTAATTGTTTTGAATATTCATTAATTGATATTCGTGTAAGATTGTAACTTTAATTCTTGAGCATTTTATATGAAAATTGAGCACTACCATCCGGATCTCAAATATGGGTTGATCCAACCTTGTACTCCCGTCATGAATAATTTTGGTATCGGAACCACAAATCTCGATTTAAACCACATAATGAAAATAGGAGCAGTGACAAGTTTTGTGTACACTTTATTCATTGTCAAGAAAGGTCGTATGACTTTCAGTCTGGATCATAAGGTTTATAATCTGCATTACCTCAACGTACTTCAGATTTTACCTAATAGTCTATTTGAGTTAAAATCATTCTCGCAAGATTGCGAAGTCGTAGCTCTTTCCGCTACAATGGAATTTTGTGATGGGCTCGATTTGAAATGGGGTTCATATGATTCCTTATTGGCATTGTTCCATAGTTATTCCAAAGTCCTGACATTGCCTGGCGATCTCTTAAACGGTCTTTTGTCTAATATAGAACAAATTGGAAAACTGGTCTCTCAAAACGAGGAAAGGGTATTCACAGATCAAATACTGAGATCCTACTTTTCAATTATTATTTATGAATTGTCAAATATCAGATGGAAGCCGGAGTGTAATAATCAGATAGGAAACCGTAAAGACGAGCTTGCGTTGCGATTTGTCAATCTGGTGGAAAAAAATTACCGAAACAGAAAAGATGTTCAATTCTATGCTGATAAACTCTCTGTATCCAGAACTCATCTTACCCGCACCTTAAAAGAAGTTTTTTTCAAATCTCCTAAAAAGATCATTGAAGATAAAATCATTACAGAGGCAAAGCTTCTGTTGACCAAAAGCGATCACAACATTCAATCTGTTTTTGACCGACTCAGTTTTGATACTCATGCTGAATTTACTAGATTCTTTAAGAACAGCACTGGATTCAGTCCAAGCCAATATAGGTCTACTGTCAGCTTCTGCTGATCAAAACATACATCACTTTGATGAAGAAAGAATTACTTATCCTTTCGAATTTGTTCTTTTTTGCTAAATAAAGGAATCTTTTTGACTAGAATGTCAGACCTGATAGTCAATAATTTTGCAGTTATAATATTTCATTTATGAACAGTGTAAAAAAACGATTCTTTCTGATAGTGGTTGCAGCAAGCTTTTTCACTATTTTTCAATCATGCAGTAAAAATGAGCAACCGCCACAGTTTCCGCCAATGGAACTGCCTGTCTCCAAAGTAGAGCAGGGCAACGGACTTGTTTCCAAAAAATATCCCGCCAGTATCGAAGGTGTCACCGATGTCGAGATCAGACCGCAGGTTTCCGGCTACCTCCACAAGGTCTATGTGGATGAAGGCGCTTATGTAAGGGCTGGTCAGCCTCTTTTTCAGATCGATCCCAGAATGTATGCCGAGCAGTATAACACGGCAAAAGCCGGAGTCTCAGTAGCAAGGGCCAATTTGGCAAATCTAAAGATCGACCTTGACCGAAGAAAAGAATTGGTGAAGGAAAGCATCGTTTCCAACATCCAGATCCAGCAGGCGCAGGCGGCTTACGATGGGGCAAAGGCTTCACTCTCTCAGGCAGAGGCAACGGCACAGTCGGCAAGGATCAATCTTGAATTTTGTACCATCAAAGCACCGGTCAGCGGATATCTCAGCAGGATCAACTACCGCCTGGGAAGTATGATAAGCCCAGCTGGCGTAGAGCCAATTACGGTTCTTTCGGATTCTCACCAGGTGAATGTGTATTTCAGTATGAGTGAAAATGATTTTTTGAATTTCCAAAATTCCCAAGTTGGAAGTACGGTCGCAGAAAAGATTCAGAAATCGCCGCTGGTAGGATTGCAGATCGCCGATGGTCATCTTTACGAGGAAAAAGGGAAGATCGATGCGGTGGAAGGACAATTCAATTCCAATACGGGATCGGTAACCTTCAGAGCTAGGTTCAACAATCCTAAAAACATCATCCGTGGCGGAAATACCGGCAAAATTGTCATCGACCAGAACTTCGACAATGTAACGTTGTTTCCGATTGCCTCTACGGTCAATATTCAGGATAAAGTGTACATATTTTCTTTGGATAAAGATAATAAGGCTGTTCAGAAAGCCATTGAGGTCTCCGGGAAAAGCGGCACCAATTATATGGTGACCAACGGGATCAAAGCAGGAGAAACTTACATCGTTTCAGGCTTTGAAAGATTACAGCCGGGAATGCCTGTTGTTCCAAAACCTACTGATCAGCAAGCCAGCAAAACTCAAACAAAAGCTGTGGCCGGAAAAGGCTAAGAAGCGGGTGGGATTTAATTTCAAATAATAAATTCAATGTTAAAAACGATTATAAAAAGACCGGTCCTTGCGACCGTTATATCGGTGTTGCTTGTCATCTTGGGAATTGTCGGGATGAAAACGCTTCCGATAACCTCCTTCCCGGAGATTGCCCCACCGAGTGTTACCGTAATGGCCGTTTATCCCGGAGCGAGTTCCGAAGTGATCGCGCGCTCTGTGGCACCACCTTTGGAAAATGCCATCAACGGTGTTGAAAATATGGACTATATCACATCGACCTCCAGTAACGGAAATCTGATGGTAAATGTCGTGTTCAAGCTCGGTACTGATCCTGATCAGGCAGCTGTAAATGTACAAAACAGAGTAGCACAGGCGACAAGCCAGCTTCCTGCGGAGGTAAATCAGATCGGTGTTACCACGATGAAGCGCCAGAACAGTATTTTGGCGATGCTAACCATTTATTCTGAAGATCCATCCGTAAATGACCTGTTCATAGAAAACTACGCAAAGATCAACCTTGTGCCGGAGTTAAAACGTATCAAAGGAGTTGGTGATGCAATGGTTTTCGGTAACAAGGACTATTCTATGAGAGTCTGGCTCGATCCCCAAAAAATGGCCTCTTACAACCTGACACCTCAGGAAGTGGCGGGTGCCATTCAGGTTCAGAATGTAGAGGCGGCACCTGGAAGATTCGGTGAAAGGAGCAAGGAAGCTTTGGATTATGTCATCCGTTATAAAGGTAAAAATACAGAGCCCTCACAATATGAAAATATGCTGATCAAGGCGGGAACTGACGGAACGACCTTGAGACTGAAGGATATTGCCAAGGTGGAATTCGGATCTTATGACTACGGAGTTTCTTCATTATATGAGAAAAAACAGGGTGTAATGGTTGCGCTTTTCCAAACTGCCGGATCAAATGCCAACGAAATTGAGATCGCAGCACAACAAAGAGTAAAAGAGCTCTCGGCATCTTTTCCTGCCGGTGTAAAATACGAATTTGTGTACAGTTCCAAAGAATCTTTGGATCAATCGATCGATCAGGTGATTCATACTTTGATAGAAGCATTTATTTTGGTCTTCATCGTTGTGTTCATTTTCCTTCAGGACTTCAGATCGACCTTGATTCCGGCGATCGCAGTTCCGGTCTCTATTGTTGGAACGTTCTTCTTTATGAGCCTGTTCGGATTTTCGATCAACCTTTTGACCTTATTTGCCCTAGTATTGGCCATCGGAATCGTAGTAGATGATGCCATCGTTGTGGTAGAAGCTGTTCACGCCAAAATGGAACATCGGAAACTCAACGCCAGAGCGGCTACAATGTCGGCGATGAGTGAGATCACAGGTGCGATCTTTTCCATCACCCTGGTAATGGCGGCGGTTTTTGTACCGGTTGCTTTTATGGAAGGTCCTACAGGAATATTCTATCAGCAGTTCGCATTGACCTTAGCAATGGCGATCGTGATATCTGCAGTCAATGCATTGACGTTAAGTCCTGCCCTGTGTGCGATCTTGCTTAAACAGCACCACGCTCCCGGTCACGGACACGAGCCGAAAAAATTATCATTTAAAGAGAAATTCTTCGCAGGATTCAACGCTTCGTTTGACAAAATGACGTTCAGATACGGGAAGTCGGTCTTATTCCTGTTAAAGAAAAAATGGGTCGCATTTACGGGTCTTGCCATCGTAATTGGTTTGACTGCTTGGATGTTTGTCATTACACCGACAGGATTTATTCCCGATGAAGATCAGTCATTCCTGATGACAACGGTAACGCTCCCTCCAGGTTCTACACAAGCCCGTACAACGGATGTTGTCACCAGAGCTGAACAAATATTGAGGAAACATCCCGCAGTCCACAGCATTGTTTCTGTGAACGGTCTGAATATGCTGAATTTCAGTACATCATCTTCAAGTGCGGTGTTTATGCTTAAGCTGAAAAATCCTAAAGACCGTGGTGCAGTACACGAACTCGGTCAGATAATCGGTCAGCTTCAGGGAGAGGTGAGCCAGATAAAAGAAGCATCTTTCTTTGTCTTGGGAATGCCGACCGTTCCCGGATTCGGGAATACGAGCGGTATGGAGGTCGTTCTTCAGGACAAGACCGCAGGTTCTTTGGCAAAATTCAACGAAACGTCAAATGCCTTCATCGGAGCTTTGATGCAGAGACCAGAGATCGCAATGGCATTCACCACTTTTAATGCCTCTTTTCCACAATATGAATTGGTGGTTGATGAAGTAAAGGCTAAGCAACTGGGCGTGAATGTTTCCGATGTGATGTCTGTGATGCAGGGTTATTATGGAAGTATGCAGGCTTCAGATTTCAACAGGTTCGGAAAATACTACCGTGTCGTGATGCAGGCTCCACCGGAATTCCGTGCAGATCCTAATTCTTTAAATGGAATCAATATCAAGAATAACGTTGGACAAATGGTTCCTGTAAGCACGGTCGCTTCACTGAAGCAAACGGCAGGTCCGGAGGTTGTCGACCATCACAATCTATTTAATTCCATAAGCATTACAGCAATGCCGGCTCCAGGATACAGTACAGGCCAGGCAATGACAGCATTGAAAGAAGTGAGTGTTAAAAGTTTACCGACAGGATTTTCTTATGATCTGAAAGGGATGGCGAGAGAAGAACAGTCTTCAGGTGGCCAGTCGGCGGTGATCTCCGGTCTGTGTTTCATCTTTGTTTACTTCATTCTTTCTGCACAGTATGAAAGTTATCTGGTTCCATTTGCAGTATTGCTGGGAATTCCCACCGGACTGTTAGGCGTTTTCATAGGAATCTCTATTGCAGATATCGCCAACAACATTTATGTGCAGGTAGCATTGATCATGCTTATCGGATTGCTTGCAAAAAATGCGATCCTTATCGTAGAATTTGCAATGCAGAGGAGAAAGGCAGGCAAAAGTCTAACGGCTTCTGCCGTGGAAGGCGCAAAAGCAAGATTGAGACCTATTTTGATGACCTCTTTAGCATTTATTGCAGGATTGCTTCCGTTATTATTTGCGACCGGACCATCAGCGATCGGTAACCATTCCATCGGATATGCGGCTGTTTTCGGAATGTTGTTCGGAACTGTTCTTGGGGTATTCATTACACCTGTACTTTTCGTAGTATTCAAATATTTACAGGAAAGAATCAGCGGTAAACCATTAGACGAAAGTATTTGGGACTACGAGCCTTCAAAACTCGCAAAACATAATCATTAATATAAATAGTTTGAGAGCACAAAGATAATTTAGAGTAGGCAAGATCATTTTGCCTACTCGGTTATCGGCGGATAAATAAATTACAATGAAATCAAATATCAGATCATATACAAATTTTGGAGCAGTTG
The sequence above is a segment of the Chryseobacterium sp. JJR-5R genome. Coding sequences within it:
- a CDS encoding MerR family transcriptional regulator, producing MKILYFCLPKTLSMLINELSKKTGLTIYTIRYYENLGLIAGCRNEEVKSNNYKDYNNDVVERIKIIKDVQGIGFTLAEIKKMFDDCYGGNLSGKERIDLFNNKIQEIEIKIKHFREIRSRLICIMKNMENIPE
- a CDS encoding PDDEXK nuclease domain-containing protein gives rise to the protein MHPLSSNLYSSVRYLIENAKSKIVRNINMTMIMTYFQIGEIIVEDEQSGKGRAEYSKETLKNLSKQLIEEFGRGYSVDNLQWMRKFYLMFQKRISDEISEDSGKYETPSRISLEDSNYETPSRNSVFTLSWSHYIQLMKIEDENERNFYEIESTQNNWSVRELTRQFNSALYERLALSKDKEGVTQLAQKGQIVEKPTDLLKSHYVLEFLDLKQDHRYSESDLETEIINKLEHFMLELGKGFLFEGRQRRFTFEDDSFFVDLVFYNRLLKCFVLFDLKIGKLTHQDIGQMQMYVNYYDRKVKLEEENPTIGIILCKEENKTVIQFTLPEDNNIIFAKEYKAILPSKEELKKQIG
- a CDS encoding SDR family oxidoreductase, yielding MEEFPAKCIGTPEDIAGLVEFLHSQNASFITGCDILIDGGYVAYLAS
- a CDS encoding alpha/beta hydrolase — its product is MTNSKTTHLFAKDFQHITTSDAYADIAKQFLLLDINKPEQTKTLLSKLNSDLLVASLSNSPSPSGQLVAPQNDSQPAVDLYTFYPEVKTQGKIPVIYFMHGSGYLIGNSRQQNQSLFDLANETGAVVISVGYRLAGEDPYPADINDAYHGLAYVFDNADELGFDKKKVIIMGESAGGGLAARLALKVRDLGIYHLIGQILTFPMLDYRTGSEHSLYHNPFAGEFIWLPEFNQLAWQMLKGGKEIPAEEMPYYSASMATDLSGLPRTFITVGSLDLFVNEDIDYANRLISSGVQTDLLVLNGVPHGIENNSPSSPEAKRYIETRTQIITTIFSAIE
- a CDS encoding helix-turn-helix domain-containing protein yields the protein MPDIQADNADTEQQIKHLQDSLYVISGKWKLPILVAVHQGKSRFREIQRSVNGITSKVLSKELKELELNKLIIRRVYDASPPSVEYTTSNYCDTLQNMITSMIDWGKSHREKIKED
- a CDS encoding AraC family transcriptional regulator; the protein is MKIGAVTSFVYTLFIVKKGRMTFSLDHKVYNLHYLNVLQILPNSLFELKSFSQDCEVVALSATMEFCDGLDLKWGSYDSLLALFHSYSKVLTLPGDLLNGLLSNIEQIGKLVSQNEERVFTDQILRSYFSIIIYELSNIRWKPECNNQIGNRKDELALRFVNLVEKNYRNRKDVQFYADKLSVSRTHLTRTLKEVFFKSPKKIIEDKIITEAKLLLTKSDHNIQSVFDRLSFDTHAEFTRFFKNSTGFSPSQYRSTVSFC
- a CDS encoding efflux RND transporter permease subunit translates to MLKTIIKRPVLATVISVLLVILGIVGMKTLPITSFPEIAPPSVTVMAVYPGASSEVIARSVAPPLENAINGVENMDYITSTSSNGNLMVNVVFKLGTDPDQAAVNVQNRVAQATSQLPAEVNQIGVTTMKRQNSILAMLTIYSEDPSVNDLFIENYAKINLVPELKRIKGVGDAMVFGNKDYSMRVWLDPQKMASYNLTPQEVAGAIQVQNVEAAPGRFGERSKEALDYVIRYKGKNTEPSQYENMLIKAGTDGTTLRLKDIAKVEFGSYDYGVSSLYEKKQGVMVALFQTAGSNANEIEIAAQQRVKELSASFPAGVKYEFVYSSKESLDQSIDQVIHTLIEAFILVFIVVFIFLQDFRSTLIPAIAVPVSIVGTFFFMSLFGFSINLLTLFALVLAIGIVVDDAIVVVEAVHAKMEHRKLNARAATMSAMSEITGAIFSITLVMAAVFVPVAFMEGPTGIFYQQFALTLAMAIVISAVNALTLSPALCAILLKQHHAPGHGHEPKKLSFKEKFFAGFNASFDKMTFRYGKSVLFLLKKKWVAFTGLAIVIGLTAWMFVITPTGFIPDEDQSFLMTTVTLPPGSTQARTTDVVTRAEQILRKHPAVHSIVSVNGLNMLNFSTSSSSAVFMLKLKNPKDRGAVHELGQIIGQLQGEVSQIKEASFFVLGMPTVPGFGNTSGMEVVLQDKTAGSLAKFNETSNAFIGALMQRPEIAMAFTTFNASFPQYELVVDEVKAKQLGVNVSDVMSVMQGYYGSMQASDFNRFGKYYRVVMQAPPEFRADPNSLNGINIKNNVGQMVPVSTVASLKQTAGPEVVDHHNLFNSISITAMPAPGYSTGQAMTALKEVSVKSLPTGFSYDLKGMAREEQSSGGQSAVISGLCFIFVYFILSAQYESYLVPFAVLLGIPTGLLGVFIGISIADIANNIYVQVALIMLIGLLAKNAILIVEFAMQRRKAGKSLTASAVEGAKARLRPILMTSLAFIAGLLPLLFATGPSAIGNHSIGYAAVFGMLFGTVLGVFITPVLFVVFKYLQERISGKPLDESIWDYEPSKLAKHNH
- a CDS encoding efflux RND transporter periplasmic adaptor subunit; translation: MELPVSKVEQGNGLVSKKYPASIEGVTDVEIRPQVSGYLHKVYVDEGAYVRAGQPLFQIDPRMYAEQYNTAKAGVSVARANLANLKIDLDRRKELVKESIVSNIQIQQAQAAYDGAKASLSQAEATAQSARINLEFCTIKAPVSGYLSRINYRLGSMISPAGVEPITVLSDSHQVNVYFSMSENDFLNFQNSQVGSTVAEKIQKSPLVGLQIADGHLYEEKGKIDAVEGQFNSNTGSVTFRARFNNPKNIIRGGNTGKIVIDQNFDNVTLFPIASTVNIQDKVYIFSLDKDNKAVQKAIEVSGKSGTNYMVTNGIKAGETYIVSGFERLQPGMPVVPKPTDQQASKTQTKAVAGKG
- a CDS encoding PAS domain-containing sensor histidine kinase, with the translated sequence MEGNTQLPKMQMSVLSPIEEKQAILAAIIASTDDAIISKTLEGIITSWNPAAIKMFGYTEEEAIGQHISLVIPDDRSDEENFIISQIKAGVKVEHFETVRKTKNGKFISLSLTISPILDVDGKVIGASKIARDISERKIAQEKQAMLASIVAASDDAIISKTLQGIITSWNPAAERLFGFTEEQAIGKHISLIIPDDRLDEETYIIGEVSRGVKVDHFQTIRKTKDGKLVPLSLTVSPVINEHGNIIGASKIARDISAEQATQQETARLYEHLKVLNAKKDDFIALASHELKTPLTSMSAYLQLLARLETDAKNKTFVDKLQYQLKKLSSLVDDLLDVSKIEAGKIHFAKEDFDLREVVEEAVDMIVHSNPGYSITFECLSSKCTITGDSHRIEQVVINLLTNAIRYSPDSNSLKVFLIEEDDQIKVGVEDYGIGIAQEKLQNIFSRYYRVDSGNGKVSGLGIGLYICNEIICRHNGKIWAESTLGKGSTFWFTLPR